DNA from Victivallaceae bacterium:
AAAGCGACGTTTTACAATTAGTTTCCCCGAAGAAACCGAATCGACAATCACCGTTAATTTACTTTTCTCCCATGCATCCGCCGATTTTTATTACAATCTCTTTCCTTTTCTGACCGAGCATAATATCAAAGCCGTATTGGGAGCCTCCCATCGATACCTCACGCCGGAAGATGTCGATAAACCTTCTTTGAAGGTACGTTTGACCGTCCCGGATACCTTGGCTTTTCAAGATGATGTTTTTCCTTTATCCCGTCCTTTCTGTTGTTATCGCGAACTAAGAGAATTAGCTCATTCTTCCGTCATTAAAATTGCCTGTCACGGCAATGAATTGAAAAACTGCGTAACAAGTCCTCAATGTCAAGATAATGAAATTATCCACTCTAAAGAACTCATAGAAAAAATCATTAATCAACCTATTGATTCGTTCGTGTTTCCTTTCGGACGATATAACGGAACGGCCTATCGAAAAGCCGTCTCGCATTATCGATTCCTTTTTGTTAAGGGTAGTGCACTAAATACGAATAGGAGCTCCGGTCTGCTTTTTAGAATTCCGTTAAATGATCCGCTAGCCATTCGCAAAGTTTTTTCTTTAAGAGAAATTCGAAACTATGCAACGAACTTCGTTTATGAAAAATTACGACAATTGGTTAGGTCTTAAGAGACAGTACTATTTCTCTCAAACATTGTGCAAAAAAATCCAAGTCTTCTTCCGTGTTATAAATGCCGAATGAAATTCTACTGACATGAGACAATCCGGCGCGTAGCATAGCCGGTTGGGAACAATGGTTGCCGGTACGCAAAGCAATACCATAATTATTTAAGAATAGACCTACATCAAAGGGATGTAAGTTCTCTATAGAGAAGCTGATCAAAGATCCTCGTCGATCGGGAGATAGCGTCCCTAAAATGTGAAGACCTTCAAAATCGCTCAAAAGATCTAAAGCTTTTTTGACAAGGATCCTTTCCCAGGCAAAAATCGCATCCATACCGAAAGAAGTGACGTAATCGATAGCAGCTCCCAATCCGTGAACGGATGCTATCGAGGGAGTGCCCGCTTCGAATTTCATCGGGGGCTTAGCAAAAATTATGTTCTCCGGATCATACACTTCCACCATATCACCGCCGCCTTCAATCGGAGGCAATCGGTCCAATAATTCGTATTTGCCGTAAAGAACGCCTATCCCGGTGGGCCCGTAAAGCTTATGACCGGAAAATATGTAAAAATCGACATTCGTATCCCTGACGTCTACGGGCACGTGAGGAGCCCCTTGGGCACCGTCTATACATAAAAAAGCTCCATATTTATGGACTAACTCAGCAATCTCCTTTAACGGCTGAATACTTCCGTATACGTTGGATATATGCGGAATACTAACGAAATCGGCTCCTTGCTTTAATAACGATTCCAAATGATCCTTTAAAAGAAAGCCTTCGGAATCCGTCATAATTTGTTTAATTTTTATATTTCGGTATTTTACGGCCAGTTGCCAAGATATGACGTTAGCATGATGTTCGATATCGGAAAGCAAAATACATCCTCCTTCCGGTACTAATTCTTCAACGGCAGATCTGGCTAAAATATTTATTGCGTGAGTACTTCCTCGCATAAATACAATTTCTTCGCTGCGTTCGGCATTCAGAAAATTTCTGATTTTGTCCCTAACTGCGCAATATTTAAAAGAGGCCTCTTGAGATAGTGCATAAGTAGTTCTAAAAACGGTCCCGTAATATTTTCCGTAAAAATCGGAGACAGCCTCTACAACCGAAGCAGGCTTATGAGCCGTTGCCGCCGTATCCAGATAAATCAATGGACGACCGTTAATAAGACGAGAGAACATCGGAAAATCTTTTTTCGTATCAAGCTTCACATTCATCTTCTGCAGTAACACCGTTTAAAAAGGCTTCCTTTAATAATTCGACAATCACTCGCCGCGATAATCCGCGAGCAGATAAATAAGTTATTACAGGCTCTTCGAAGCCCCCTATGGTTGCTCCGTGGGAAGCTTTTACGTTATCGGAAAAAATTTCCAATGACGGCTGCGTTTCAACCAAAGCCTCATCGCTCAAAACTAAGGAATCATGCTTTTGATAAGCTCGTGTCAGTTCGGCAGGAACGTCTACGTATATCCCTCCTCGAAAAACGACTTCGGATCTATCTTCCAATATCGTACGTATGTCTTGTCGAGAAACGGTCTCTCGAGACATATGCTTCATAAATATGTTTATGAACAAACGGTTGCGTTCGATTAAAGAACCTTTCAAAGTAATTTTGCTCTCGGCTCTATCACCCCGCAACATGGTATGACAGTCATAAAAAACCAATCCCTGCGAACCTTTGGACGGAAATAACTCCGTCTTATGGTAGGAATCAGTCATTAATTCCGAAATAAAAGTCCAAATTTCCTCGCGACATTGCCGACTGCCCATAACTTTGACACTACAAGTTCCTCCCTCTTGAACAAAGTAATCGATTTTCCCATTGATACGCCCGGTTTCAAGACCTCGGCAACCTAACGTTCGTAATGTCATTCGAACTTCACAATTTCTACCCACAACGATACACAACCCGGGATGATGTACCTCTCGAGGGTCCGAATAACTATTGATTACTTCGATATCGAATACCTTATCCGAATCATGAAAATAAAGGAATAAACCGTCATTATCCCGATTCTTATGAAATTTTATGAAAGGACTCTCAATCGAATCACCCGGTTTTTCAGTAAAAAAATATTTATAACGAGAAGAAGCTTTACGCCGAGACATGACCGTAACTCCTTCCGGAAGCCTAGAGGATACGGAATCATAAACACCGTTAATCAGAACGCATCGAAATTGAGACTCGTCACATAACCGGGAAAGCTCGCCACATAAGGACACAACCTTACTCGTTAGGGCATTCGCCTCGGTTGCTTCCAACGTTGCAACCCAAGGAATACAACCCATGACATCCGAATATCTGTTTTTCATATTTAACTACCGTATTTTTAATCTGCGGAAACGCAAGAAGAAATAATCAACCGCTCATATCCTTCCGACTCCAAACGCATAATGAGCTCTTGACCTCCGGTCAATACGATCGCACCTTCATTTAAAACGTGTACGTAATCAGGATTAATTTGCTGAGCCATTTGCGGATAATGCGTAATAAATATTAAGGATTTCTCCGGCTCATCTTCATAATATTTATTTAAGGAGTCACAGACAAACTTCATCGCATCGACGTCCAAACCGGAATCCAATTCATCAAGAACGGTAAGAGCAGGTTGCAGTATCAACATCTGTAATAGCTCATGCTTCTTTTTTTCTCCACCGGAGCATCCTTGATTGAAAGATCGTTCCAAAAGAGCATCCGTTTCCTTAAACCCGTAATGTTTTTTCATATCGGACAGACGCACCTGAAATTCGCTTCTCGTCAATACCGGCTCATTACGAAACGCCCGTATATGATTTAAGGATTCGAATAATAAAGTGTTTCCCACAAGCCCTGCAATTTCCGGCGGATTCTGAAAACTGACAAAAAGTCCCGCACCGACTCTCTCTTCCGTTGCTTGCTCCGATAAATCGGACCCGTAAAACGAAATGTGCCCCGAGGAAACTTCAAGACCGGGGTCTCCGAGCAAAATTTTTGCCAAAGTCGATTTACCGGCTCCGTTAGGTCCCATGATCACGTGTTTTTCACCGGGATTGATTCGAAGATTCAAGTTTTTCAAAATTTCGGGACCGTCATTGCACACGACATGCAAATGTTCTATTTCCAGCATCGCTAACCCACACTATTTTCCAATTTCAATAACAAAAGCTTTCTTGACTCCTCAGCAAACTCCAAAGGCAGTTCACTAATGATTTGCGAGCAAAAGCCGTTAACCAGTAAACCGATAGCCTGCTCCGGATTAAAACCGCGACTCTTTAAATAAAACAATTGATCTTCACGAAGACGAGAAGTACTTGCTTCATGTTCCACGGAAGAACGTCCGTTTTGCAACTTAATGACCGGAAAAGTCGTTGCCTGACAACGGTTCCCTATCAACATCGAATCGCATTGCGTATAGTTATGAGAACCGAAAGCTTTTTTCCCCATTGAAACGAGACTGCGAAAAGTATTTTTTGAACAATCCGCCGAAATGCCTTTAGAGATTATCGTAGAGGAAGTGTTCTTGCCTAAATGCACCATTTTAGTTCCGGTATCGGTCTGCATATATCCGTTCGTCAAAGTTACGGAATAGAATTCCCCCACTGAGTTGTCGCCTTTTAAAATACAACTCGGATACTTCCAAGTTATGGCAGCCCCCACTTCTACCTGTATCCAAGAAATCTTGGAAAAATCTCCCTGACAAAGACCCCGTTTGGTCACAAAATTATAAACGCCCCCCCTCCCACCGTCCTTAGAACCCGAAAACCAATTCTGAACCGTAGAATATTTGACATGAGCCTTTTCTTTGACCACAAGTTCCACCACTGCCGCATGTAATTGGTTAGATGAATAAGCAGGTGCGGTACACCCTTCAAGGTAACTGACATAGGCACCTTTTTCGGCAATAATTAAAGTACGTTCGAACTGTCCTGCTTCTTTATCATTGATTCGAAAATAGGTCGATATCTCCATGGGACAACGAACACCTGCAGGGACGAAGACAAATGATCCATCGGTAAAAACCGCTGAATTCAAAGCGGCGAAAAAATTATCCTTATAGGAAACTACGGAACCCAAATATTTTTTGACAAGATCGGGATAAGAACGGGCAGCTTCCGAAAATGAACAAAATATAACCCCGGCATCTTCAAGATTTTTTTTAAAAGTCGTGCCTATCGATACCGAATCAAACACCAAATCCACGGTTACGTTCAATAAACGCTTTTGCTCGTCAATCGGTATGCCTAATTTTTTAAAAGTTTTTAAAATCTCAGGATCGGCATCTTCCAGCTTACCGGTAGCTCCTTTTTGCTTAGGGGCGGAAAAATAAATCAACCGTTCGTAATCAACAGATTGATATTGAAAATTCCCCCATCGAGGTTCTTGAAGAGTCTTCCAATATCGGTAGGCTTTCATTCGAAAATCGGTTAAAAATTCGGGTTCGTTACGGATAGAAGAAATATTTTGAATAATTTCTTCCGAGAGCCCTCTTTGCACTCTTTCACTCTCTACATCCGTAGAAAACCCGTATTTATAGTGCATACGATCATCAAGAAGCTCAGTCACTAAACGATCGTTCATAAAATATCCGAAAAATAATTTTATTGAATCTCAATGATATAACGATATTCTTTTTAGGAAAAGATTTTGTTTTAACACACTATATTGACAGTTATTTAGTTAATAAATTTCATTTTAATTAAATAAAGCATCATTTAAAGACCATTCCTGACTATCCATTAAGGCTTTTTTTAACAAAGGAGCAAATGCAGAGTCCTTCTTCAACAAAAATGCGACTTCTTTTTCGGCTTTTTCAAAATTGCCGTCAAAATAATAAAGATATCCCAATAAATAATGCGCCCTTTCGTGATCAAGATTAATCAATAACGTTTTACCGAAAGCAGATATCGCTTTTTCCCGATCTTTTAAATCCATATAGGATAAGCCCATATAAAAATATGCATCGGCATCATCCGCATTCAAATTTACGGCTTCTTCAAAAGCCTTCAATGCGGTTCGGCTTCTTTGGGAAGTGAGATAACATAGGCCCAAATTATAATGTCCATCGGACAAATCGGGTCTTAATCTTACGACATGTTCATAAGCTTCGGTAGCTTTGGACCAATTTTTATTTTGAGAATATAAAAAGCCGAGCTTAATCCAAGCTTTCCAATAAAGAGGATTTTTATTCACAGCCGTTTCCAGAATGGACAAGGCTTCCTCGTTTTGACCCATCTCTGAAAGTACGGAAGCCTTGTTATACAAACCTTTGTAATTCCACGGTTCCAAAGACAATATCTTATTAAAACAACCCAGAGCTTCATCATATTTTTTCAACTTATCGTAAGCGCATCCCAAACTGAACCAGCACTCGGTATCGTCGGCATGAAGGTCGATATAAATCAAATATTCTTTAATAGCCTCTTCCGTTTTTCCGTTACGATCCAAAGCGACTCCGTAACAATAACGTAAATAACTGTCTTGAGGATCGGAAGCCATTCCTTTTTGACACCACCCCAAAGCTTCCGCGAAACGCCCGGTTTCCAACGCAACAATACCCAAATAACAATAAGCCAAAGAAGCTTCGGGATCTAAAGCAAGCGCCTCAACCAGCGATTTTTCCGCTTCTTCAAATTCTCCGTTTAAAAAATGGTTAATCCCAAGACAAAGGTTTTCTTTCGCCAGATGAATTTTGGAAAATTTATCCATGATCGTCGTTCCCCATAACATTATACAATTTTATGAAGAGCGAAAATCGTGCCGTTATCGTTCGAAACAACAAAAATTATTTCGTTTTTTCATGGATTCCCATTTTTCAATCAATTTTAACGCTAAAGGAGCTGCGTCTCTTCCGAATTCCCCATATCTAAGATACACAACGACAACTAAATCAGGACGAGACAATTCCTTGTCTTCAAAAGAAGCGGCAGCAAAACCGATGTGTTTCAATTTCATAACTCCCTGTCGTAAATCAAGTCCCACTCTTTCCATGACTTCCGCGGTACTCGTCTTACCTATCACTCGCGATAACAGATCGGAAGAAAACATTTGTTTAACGAACCTTGCGGTTCCGTATTCTCCATTAATCACCCGATGCATCCCCCGTTTCAAGATGTCGGATATTTCTTTCGGTAAAAATATCTTTCTTAAAACGACGGGTTCAAAAAACCGCACTTCCGAATCATCTTCTCTTAAAACAATCCTCGGCTTCAAAAGATTTCCTCCGTTCACTAATGAAGAAAGCATTGTTGCCGTTTGCAAAGGCGTTACGACTAAAGAGTGTTGGCCGATCGCCATAGCATATAAACCGGAACGATTATAAGTAATGTCTTCAGGAATTTTTCCGGGATATTCTCCCGGGAGATCGATCCCCGTCTTTTCTCCGAATCCGAAAAGAAGAGCCGCATGACTTAAGTCCTCGGGATCTTCAAGAACATCACCGGCCAAAAGAGCAAAATATGAGTTACTGGACATTTCCAAAGCTCGGATCAAATCCAAACTCCCTCTACCGAAAAAGTCATTTTTGGGCAATCTGCCGCCTTTATAAAAAAGAGGAATGGGATTTCCGTTCGAAAAAAATCCTACATGAGACTGCTTGCCGTCCGTGGTCCCTGATTTACAATCGAAAACGACTAAGGGATTCAGATCTTCGTTCGTATTTTGGATGTTGACGTATCTTTGAGCCAAAGCCGAATAACCGGATACGACTTTAAAAATCGATCCGATAGTCGTAGCTTGTCTGAAAGCATAAGATCGCAAATACCCGTATCCGTAAGAAGGATAAAACAAAGCTGCTAAATCCTTTTCAAGCTGCGGTTTGTTCCCCACAATCGAAACGGAATATTTACCTAAAAGAGGGCGCGTCAATTCCGAAAATTCCCTGAATAACTTAAAATAATCTTCAAAATTTTCGATTGGTAATCCCGCCAGATGCTTTTTCAAATCGATATAATGAGGATGCCAATGCAAAGCCGTATGAGCTCCGGCAGCAAGCTCCCGTCGCCAAATCGACAAAATATTGAAATAAGGCCACATATCCTTATCTTCTTCGATTGAACATCCGGTTAGAAAAAAAAGAATGAAATCTTTTTCGTGTGTCGTCCAAAAATCTTCAAATAAACGTCGTTTTTGTTGATCCAAACAATCCGTATAAGGAGAGGAATATTTTTTCCCGGCAGCGACTTCCCGTCGTCTGTATTCCGACAGATGTTCCGCAAAATGTTTATTACGCCAATCACTGAAGTGACGTTCGCAAAAAACATCCTTAATAATCGATCGACATATATGCCTTACCGATATGAAACATCCTTCCGTTTGTCGAAATTCGGCTAAAGACATATCTCCTATTACCGATAATAAATCGGAAGTCATGCGTTCTTCGGAAATAATCAGACGATAAAGATCGGTTAATAACAACTTGTCGTAATTCAAAAGCAATTTATCGAATACGGGTCGTAAAGCAACGACGATATCTTCTATGTCCGAATAATGAAACGCATACCGTTTTTCGAAAAACTCTTTCTCTTGCAAAGAACATATTTCTCCGATCCGTATATGTTTATCGTCATTACCGAAAATCCCGTCAAGAATCACTGAAAGGGGTAATTTTATCGATTCATCAAAAAAAAATTCAGTTAATCGTTTCATTTTCCTTTGAACGAAAACGGCATGCGCTAAAGAATCATACGATTTAAAAACCTGTTTTACCGAAGATTGATCCGATAAAATCAAATCGAGATAGTTACCTAAATTCAGCTCCAAACATTCATCATAAACACGCCCGGTCAAGGAGTCTCTTTTTTCTCGAATCAAAAACTTCTTAAAATCATAAATTTCGGCTATATGCTCTTCCGTTTCCAACCATCTTCTTAAAGCCCCCCAATTATCCTCCACATAATCCAAATCATTTCTTTTCAAAGACACAAAATCATTCGGATCGTGACGAGGAGATGAAGCCATAGCCAAAACATCTCCCGTATTAGGATCCAAAGCTATAACGGCACCTCCTTTGATCCAAGGAACCAGCGGAGGTATTTTATTTTTTTTCTTTAAAGATTCCGTCGTTCGTACGGAATTACCGCTTTCATGTTCGAGAAGTAATCGTTCCGCAAATTCCTGCAACTCCGAAGACAAAGACAAAATCAACTTGTTCCCGGGAACGACTGCGGAACTTTTTTCCAATTCTCGGATAAAATTTCCTCTTCTGTCTATAAGATAGTGCCGTTTCCCCGGCATACCTCTTAAGGAAGTGTCATACGTATTTTCGATTCCTGCTTTTCCGATTAAATCATGAATACCGTATGAAGCCTTTTCCAATTTATCCAATTGAGCACAAACTTCATCCATATTGATGCAACCTTTAGGCAATTCAATATCTTCACCTTCTTCCCAAGCCCGTACGAACTCTCTGAAATAACTGAGTTTTTGAGTGATTCCGTTGTATTCGCTTCGACTGATCGGACCTATATGTCCAATTACGTCTCCGGCAATTTTTCCTAAAGGATAATACCTTCGTGAAGCAATCTCACCGTTTAAGCCGGGCCAATCTTTTTCCAAACTTTTAATACGATAATATTCTTTTTCCGAAATGCCTTCCTTGATTAAGCAGGGAATGTTACCTAAAACGGAAGCCTTAGCCTTAATAATATCTTCTATGAATAAACGATCGATGTTCAGTTCTTTAGCCAATAATTGAGCCAAACATGTGATATACGATTGTCGAACGAAAATTTTCGTTTTCGTCCCATCCGAATTTTTCTTCCATATTCTTGCGGGAAGATCTCGAATCAAACCGTATGAAATCGTCACGTTATATTGCGGTTTATTAATGGCTAAAGTAATTCCGTCACGATCGACGATCGTAGCTCTATTGACCTTCCGAAGCACGGATCTGATTTGCGGTTTATAGGCTTCTGCTAACTTTTGATTGTGTTGTACGATCGAAAGATGCCATACGCGAAAAATCATCATAAATAAAATGATCGACGTGACTGTCAACAATCCATTAAGTTTGTCTGAAAAAGAAGTGGGTTTTTCGGATTTAAACCATTTCATCATTCGATCGAAACTGCGTTTGCAAAAGAACTAGTTTATTCATAATAAAAGACATATCCATTCAGAAGCCTATACGAAGACGTTTTCTAAGAAACGACTTTTTTTTCCAATGACACCGAAGGATTAAATTTTTGCAACTTAAAATACTATTCCTTTCTTTACTATAAAAATAAAAATTTGTTACGATTTGGTTTGGCGGGCTTGGTGCTCACGCCATGGCGTTGTGTATACTCTTGCAAAGCATCTAAAAAGATGGATTACAGTAGAATCAGAGTTATTTTTATAGACAACTGCTTGAAATCAGATATAGAGCATTAGAAATGATGTACTATGAATTAAGAGAAAAATCTTTTAGAGGTAATTATGAAAAAACTCTTTGTGACAGCTTTAGCTGCTGCATTTGTCGCTGGCGCTTCCGTACAAGCCTTGCCTGTAGGAAATCCTAGTGAAGCCAGTTCTTTAATCGACGGTATTTTTTGGGAAGGCGTTGCCGGTGATCCTTGCGACCCTTGCGCCACTTGGTGTGATTCCGTCAGTTTAAGAGCCGGTTTCTACGGAGACTACGTATTCAACCGTCTTTTTACTACGAATGTTCCCGAGCAGATTACCGGGTTTCCTGACAAATTTCTCACTACAGGTTTCCCTACTACCGTTACAACCAACCCTAACGCTGCTTATGATAAAGACATGTTCGACTCCAATTTATTCACGAATGCCGGTTACATTGCCTTGAATATTTGGGACCGTTTCGATGTGTTTACGACTTTAGGTGCCACCTCGGCCTACGTAAGAGGATGTTCCTCAGCATTTAACTTGGTAGGTACTTATGATGAGGCTTTCGCGGCTGGGACGACTATAGTTAACCAAGCTATTAATAACGGGGACGTTGAAATCTACACGAATGCCGATTTTTCCTGGAGTATCGGAGCTAAAGGTTCTCTATGGGAATGCGGATGCGCCACTTTAGGAGCTGAATTTCAGTATGCTAAAGCTTATCCCAACGTATCTCAACTGAACGTAGAGTCCAATCTTGCGCAGTTCCAAATTAGTAATCCTATGGGATATGTTGCTGCGGAAATGAATGACGCAATACTTCCCGTTCTAGCTACGACACCTCCTAATAAAAAAGCTAAAATCAATTACAACGAATGGCAAGCCGGTTTAGGATTTTCTTATCGTGTGAATTCCGTCACTCCTTATGTAGCCGTAAAATGGGCCAAAGCCAACTTTAAAATGGACGGGTTGGTCATTCCTCAACCTGCTGGTGTAGCACCCAATCCATCGGCACCACCTGCTCCGAACGCAGCTCCAGCTGTTAACGAAGTCTTCCAAGGAGTTTGTTTGAGACTGAACAACTTAAAATCCAAAAAATCTTGCGGTATAGCTATCGGAGCTACTTTAATCGATGCCGACAAAGTATCCATTACTGCCGAAGCTCGTTTGATTGACGAAAGAGCCGTTCACGTTAACGGTCAATTCAGATTCTAAGTTTAGAGAATCATTTGGTTTCATTTGTTATCGGGATGGGTTTGTTACCTGTCCCGTTTTTTTTTTGTCAAAAATCCGGAATAAATATCTGGCATTTATAATGTATTTTTTTTATAGAAAAAGAAATTCTGTTATCAATTAAAGGCCACTATGAGGAAATTGTTCTTTATCACGTCTCTGGCTCTGTTTGGAGCTACCTATTCTTTACAAGCACTTCCTTTGGGAAATCCCGATGCCGCAGGGCTTCTTCAATCCGGGCTTGTGTGGGATTCTTATGAATGTGCCTCAGATATGGTTGACGGTTTGTGTTGTAGTGACATCTGTTGTCGCGAAGATTGCAATTCAAATTTCTGCGATATTCTGAATTGTCAGCTCGGATTTTATGGCGACTATGTGATCGACAGAGATCTCAAAACAAATGTAGCCCCAACTTCCCGACTACCGAATACGATAGCCACTGCCGCTCCTACAACCCTTATACCTAACGTTGCTTACAATCAAGAAATGTCCGTAGCTCGTATGTTCACTAATGCGGGTTCTTTGACTTTAAATATTTGTCAACGACTCGATCTATACGGTACGATCGGCACGACAAATATGCATTTGCAAGGACCATCTACGGCGTTTAATTTATCCGGAGTTATCGGAACCGTCTTTACGGCCGGAACAAGTGGATTGGAAGATGCCATTAATAATTCGGTCATTGAGATTGATTCAAGAACGGATTTGTGCTGGAGCATAGGTGCGCGAGCTACCGTTCTACGATGCAGCAATTTTTCTTTAGGAGCCGAAGGGCAATATTTCGAAAATCGATCCAAAATCGATACTTTGAACATACTTTCCAACTCAGCACAATTTTATCTTATCAATCCTAAAGGATTTGCTGCTAAACAAATAGCAACCAATGTCTTGCCTGCCACCGCTCCCACAAAACGCGCTCCCTTAAAATATGACGAATGGCAATTCGGGGCAGGTGCTGCCTGGAAAATCGGAGTTTTCGTCCCCTATATAGGAATGAAATGGTCGAAAGCCAATTGCAAAATGGAAAACGTAACGGTGCCTCAACCCATAGGCAATCTGGCTAACCTTTATATCCCTGCCACTCCGGGAGTCGACCCGGCCACAACAGCGAATCAAGATTTTAGAGGCGTCTGCGTAAAATTGAATAATCTAAAAGTTCGTCAACATTGGGGGGTGGTTGCAGGAAGCACATTAGTAGACTCTCAAAAAATGCTTCTTTCCCTTGAAGCGCGTTTCATTGACGAATTAGCTTTTCATGTTAACGGAAAGATTAGGTTTTAATTAAACAAATCCAAGGGCCTTGCATGCTTGAACCGATACAAACGTTTTTGAAAACGGGACTCGTCATTATGGCCTGTTGTTTAACTTCTTTTCTTCAAGCTCTTCCCGTCGGTAATCCGGCAGAAATCGGAGCTTTATGGGACGGTGCCATATTCTCGCAAGATTATTCGAATGAAACCGCATCTCCGACTGCTTCTTTTTTGCATCTTAAAAGCGGTTTTTACGGAAACTATGTTTTTAACCGCTTCTTAAAAACCGATACGGCATCGACTACTTCCATTATCGACAGGCTTTCAAATACCGGACAGGTGCCGATCCCGGGAACGCAATACCCTAATGCCGCTTTAAATAAAAATATGTATGACAGCGAATCCATTAGTAATGCGGTCTACATCGGACTGAATTTTAAAAATCGATTGGAATTTTTCGGAACGTTCGGAGCTACTCACGAAAGAATTGAAGGTCCCTCTTCGGCTTTCAATTTAGTCGGTACCTTTTCTAAAACTGCCATTACTCCCGGATCGACTCCTTTAAACGATGCCGTAAACAACGGAAGTATTAAAATCCGTACCGATTCCGATTTTGCTTGGAGTTCCGGAACTAAACTGGCGATTATAAAATCGGATTATTTCACGATAGCCGCATCTTTTCAGTACGGCAGTTGCAATCCCAATATCAATCATATCGACGTTTATTCCGATGTGACTAATTTTACCATCGAAGATCCTTTGGGCTATGAATCGACGGTTTTGAATAACGGTATCCTTGTCGATACTTTAACGACTCCACCAACTCGAAGAGCTCGAATTAAATCTAAAGAATGGCAAGGCTCTCTAGGTTTATCTTCGAGACTCAATGATTTTATACCTTATATTGCTTTTAAGTTATCCGGAGTCAATCTTGACGGAAAGGAATTGGTTATTCCGAAACCCGTTTCGGCAGTAAATTTAAATTCTTTTTCCGCATTAACAAGTAATGCCAATACCCTGGATTCCGGAGGATTTCATTCGGTATGTCTTAAGCTCAATAAACTAAA
Protein-coding regions in this window:
- a CDS encoding polysaccharide deacetylase family protein; translation: MRIIFSYDRVTSSSDPEYFSDLKEHLLLLKRRFTISFPEETESTITVNLLFSHASADFYYNLFPFLTEHNIKAVLGASHRYLTPEDVDKPSLKVRLTVPDTLAFQDDVFPLSRPFCCYRELRELAHSSVIKIACHGNELKNCVTSPQCQDNEIIHSKELIEKIINQPIDSFVFPFGRYNGTAYRKAVSHYRFLFVKGSALNTNRSSGLLFRIPLNDPLAIRKVFSLREIRNYATNFVYEKLRQLVRS
- a CDS encoding SufS family cysteine desulfurase, which produces MNVKLDTKKDFPMFSRLINGRPLIYLDTAATAHKPASVVEAVSDFYGKYYGTVFRTTYALSQEASFKYCAVRDKIRNFLNAERSEEIVFMRGSTHAINILARSAVEELVPEGGCILLSDIEHHANVISWQLAVKYRNIKIKQIMTDSEGFLLKDHLESLLKQGADFVSIPHISNVYGSIQPLKEIAELVHKYGAFLCIDGAQGAPHVPVDVRDTNVDFYIFSGHKLYGPTGIGVLYGKYELLDRLPPIEGGGDMVEVYDPENIIFAKPPMKFEAGTPSIASVHGLGAAIDYVTSFGMDAIFAWERILVKKALDLLSDFEGLHILGTLSPDRRGSLISFSIENLHPFDVGLFLNNYGIALRTGNHCSQPAMLRAGLSHVSRISFGIYNTEEDLDFFAQCLREIVLSLKT
- a CDS encoding SufD family Fe-S cluster assembly protein, whose product is MKNRYSDVMGCIPWVATLEATEANALTSKVVSLCGELSRLCDESQFRCVLINGVYDSVSSRLPEGVTVMSRRKASSRYKYFFTEKPGDSIESPFIKFHKNRDNDGLFLYFHDSDKVFDIEVINSYSDPREVHHPGLCIVVGRNCEVRMTLRTLGCRGLETGRINGKIDYFVQEGGTCSVKVMGSRQCREEIWTFISELMTDSYHKTELFPSKGSQGLVFYDCHTMLRGDRAESKITLKGSLIERNRLFINIFMKHMSRETVSRQDIRTILEDRSEVVFRGGIYVDVPAELTRAYQKHDSLVLSDEALVETQPSLEIFSDNVKASHGATIGGFEEPVITYLSARGLSRRVIVELLKEAFLNGVTAEDECEA
- the sufC gene encoding Fe-S cluster assembly ATPase SufC codes for the protein MLEIEHLHVVCNDGPEILKNLNLRINPGEKHVIMGPNGAGKSTLAKILLGDPGLEVSSGHISFYGSDLSEQATEERVGAGLFVSFQNPPEIAGLVGNTLLFESLNHIRAFRNEPVLTRSEFQVRLSDMKKHYGFKETDALLERSFNQGCSGGEKKKHELLQMLILQPALTVLDELDSGLDVDAMKFVCDSLNKYYEDEPEKSLIFITHYPQMAQQINPDYVHVLNEGAIVLTGGQELIMRLESEGYERLIISSCVSAD
- the sufB gene encoding Fe-S cluster assembly protein SufB, with translation MNDRLVTELLDDRMHYKYGFSTDVESERVQRGLSEEIIQNISSIRNEPEFLTDFRMKAYRYWKTLQEPRWGNFQYQSVDYERLIYFSAPKQKGATGKLEDADPEILKTFKKLGIPIDEQKRLLNVTVDLVFDSVSIGTTFKKNLEDAGVIFCSFSEAARSYPDLVKKYLGSVVSYKDNFFAALNSAVFTDGSFVFVPAGVRCPMEISTYFRINDKEAGQFERTLIIAEKGAYVSYLEGCTAPAYSSNQLHAAVVELVVKEKAHVKYSTVQNWFSGSKDGGRGGVYNFVTKRGLCQGDFSKISWIQVEVGAAITWKYPSCILKGDNSVGEFYSVTLTNGYMQTDTGTKMVHLGKNTSSTIISKGISADCSKNTFRSLVSMGKKAFGSHNYTQCDSMLIGNRCQATTFPVIKLQNGRSSVEHEASTSRLREDQLFYLKSRGFNPEQAIGLLVNGFCSQIISELPLEFAEESRKLLLLKLENSVG
- a CDS encoding tetratricopeptide repeat protein, whose translation is MDKFSKIHLAKENLCLGINHFLNGEFEEAEKSLVEALALDPEASLAYCYLGIVALETGRFAEALGWCQKGMASDPQDSYLRYCYGVALDRNGKTEEAIKEYLIYIDLHADDTECWFSLGCAYDKLKKYDEALGCFNKILSLEPWNYKGLYNKASVLSEMGQNEEALSILETAVNKNPLYWKAWIKLGFLYSQNKNWSKATEAYEHVVRLRPDLSDGHYNLGLCYLTSQRSRTALKAFEEAVNLNADDADAYFYMGLSYMDLKDREKAISAFGKTLLINLDHERAHYLLGYLYYFDGNFEKAEKEVAFLLKKDSAFAPLLKKALMDSQEWSLNDALFN